One window of Pseudanabaena sp. FACHB-2040 genomic DNA carries:
- the rnpA gene encoding ribonuclease P protein component, producing MALPKQHRLRHSREFSAVYRHGSKAVSEHLVVRVLAQNTAASPGLNEVKADPPKFGISISQKVSKRAVIRNRLKRQVRAAIRQLLPSIRCGLQIVVIVRPDSVECEYGEFLRELEQLLSKLEVIDGHS from the coding sequence GTGGCTTTACCCAAGCAACATCGCCTGAGACACTCCCGAGAGTTCTCCGCCGTTTACCGGCACGGCAGCAAAGCGGTTTCTGAGCACCTTGTAGTGCGAGTATTGGCCCAAAACACGGCTGCTTCACCTGGGTTAAACGAGGTTAAAGCAGATCCTCCTAAATTTGGCATTTCCATTAGCCAGAAAGTTAGCAAACGGGCGGTTATCCGTAATCGGCTTAAGCGCCAGGTTCGGGCAGCAATCCGTCAGCTCTTGCCATCGATTCGCTGCGGCCTACAGATCGTCGTGATCGTGCGCCCTGACTCAGTTGAATGCGAATATGGCGAATTTTTGCGAGAATTAGAGCAGCTACTTTCAAAGCTTGAGGTAATTGATGGGCATTCGTGA
- the rpmH gene encoding 50S ribosomal protein L34 has product MTKRTLEGTNRKQKRTSGFRARMRTSNGQNVIKARRRKGRARLAV; this is encoded by the coding sequence ATGACTAAGCGCACCCTAGAAGGGACCAACCGAAAACAGAAACGAACCTCAGGGTTTCGGGCCAGAATGAGAACTTCAAATGGACAGAACGTAATCAAAGCCCGTCGCCGCAAGGGTCGGGCTCGTCTGGCCGTGTAA